A window from Streptomyces sp. NBC_00335 encodes these proteins:
- a CDS encoding response regulator transcription factor has translation MRVLVAEDHRVLARTIATGLRREAMAVDLAATGDEAERMCLLTAYDVLILDRDLPVMSGDEVCRRLRELSDPPRILMLTAAGELTDRVYGLTELGADDYLAKPFDFTELVARVRALSRRTPKPHHTVLSFGNITLDETRREVSVDGIPLELSPKETAVLRLLMRAGGAPVAHDDIVRTVWDEHLDTRTSAVRTTISRLRGKLGDSCPILTDKGEGYRLCD, from the coding sequence ATGAGAGTCCTGGTAGCCGAGGATCACCGCGTCCTCGCCCGTACCATCGCCACCGGTCTGCGCCGCGAGGCGATGGCCGTCGACCTCGCCGCCACGGGCGACGAGGCCGAGCGGATGTGCCTGCTCACCGCCTACGACGTCCTGATCCTCGACCGCGACCTGCCGGTCATGAGCGGCGACGAGGTCTGCAGACGGTTGCGCGAGCTCAGCGACCCTCCCCGGATCCTGATGCTGACGGCGGCGGGCGAGCTCACGGACAGGGTCTACGGCCTCACCGAGCTCGGCGCCGACGACTACCTGGCCAAGCCCTTCGACTTCACCGAACTCGTCGCCCGGGTGAGGGCACTGAGCCGGCGTACCCCCAAGCCCCACCACACCGTGCTGAGCTTCGGAAACATCACCCTCGACGAGACGCGTCGCGAGGTGTCCGTGGACGGAATCCCGCTGGAACTGTCCCCGAAGGAGACCGCGGTCCTGCGCCTGCTGATGCGGGCCGGCGGAGCACCAGTGGCCCACGACGACATCGTCCGCACCGTCTGGGACGAACACCTCGACACGCGCACCAGCGCCGTCCGCACCACCATCAGCCGCCTGCGCGGCAAACTGGGCGACTCCTGCCCGATCCTCACCGACAAGGGAGAGGGGTACCGGCTGTGCGACTGA
- a CDS encoding ABC transporter permease: MNFVKRAATSLGARRSKTAALLAIFLVICTLLLGGFLLQAAAARQEADAQRSIGVDVTVRKEGLTQTLADRLGHVRPVHRYNVEIRVRADPQGFAPLTPNAPEPRGTEAEEEAKAKAKANGALAVNGVRDSGMLLPFSYGSTKITAGRGITPEDAGGDVALIEQRLADENDLKVGDTVRVRSADGARTTAVVVVGIFQDPARDPTTWMPPHELPGNTLYVPPGTVQKLAAGSGSATVSEAVFKIGSPDGTRQLHAEAQRLLGNGSFEFRVNDKAYKDQVLPIQRVGTFAGLIVWVIALAGALILGLIVTLQIRERRTEFGVLLAMGEKKWKLIGQHAVEVAAVALPAVALAALAGSLAGQPAGEAFLGHQDDRPVSAARAPDIGIAPPAVRVEPADVGKVAGIGLGISLISTVIPGIGILRLHPRSILTDSE; encoded by the coding sequence ATGAACTTCGTCAAGCGTGCCGCTACGAGCCTGGGTGCCAGAAGATCCAAGACCGCGGCCCTGCTCGCGATCTTCCTCGTCATCTGCACCCTGCTCCTCGGCGGCTTCCTGCTACAGGCCGCAGCAGCCCGCCAGGAAGCCGACGCGCAGCGCTCCATCGGTGTCGACGTGACCGTCAGGAAGGAGGGTCTTACCCAGACACTGGCCGACCGGCTCGGCCACGTGCGCCCGGTGCACCGCTACAACGTGGAGATCCGGGTCCGGGCCGACCCCCAAGGGTTTGCGCCGTTGACGCCGAACGCTCCGGAGCCGCGCGGTACCGAGGCCGAGGAGGAGGCGAAGGCGAAGGCGAAGGCGAACGGCGCGCTGGCCGTGAACGGCGTCCGCGACTCGGGCATGCTGCTGCCCTTCTCGTACGGCTCGACGAAGATCACGGCGGGTCGCGGCATCACGCCTGAGGACGCGGGCGGCGACGTCGCGCTGATCGAGCAGCGCCTGGCCGACGAGAACGACCTGAAGGTGGGCGACACCGTACGGGTGCGGTCGGCGGACGGCGCGCGCACGACGGCCGTGGTGGTCGTCGGCATCTTCCAGGACCCGGCACGGGATCCGACGACGTGGATGCCTCCGCATGAACTGCCCGGCAACACGCTGTACGTGCCGCCGGGCACCGTACAGAAGCTCGCTGCCGGGTCCGGCTCCGCGACCGTCAGCGAGGCGGTGTTCAAGATCGGCTCGCCGGACGGGACCCGGCAGCTGCACGCCGAAGCCCAGCGGCTCCTGGGCAACGGCAGCTTCGAGTTCCGCGTCAACGACAAGGCGTACAAGGACCAGGTGCTCCCCATCCAGCGGGTCGGCACCTTCGCGGGACTCATCGTCTGGGTGATCGCCCTGGCCGGAGCGCTGATCCTCGGCCTCATCGTGACACTGCAGATCCGCGAACGGCGCACGGAGTTCGGGGTGCTGCTCGCGATGGGCGAGAAGAAGTGGAAGCTCATCGGCCAGCACGCCGTCGAAGTGGCGGCCGTGGCCCTTCCCGCGGTCGCTCTCGCCGCCCTGGCCGGCTCGCTGGCCGGACAGCCCGCCGGGGAGGCGTTCCTCGGCCATCAGGACGACAGGCCGGTCTCGGCAGCCCGTGCCCCGGACATCGGGATCGCCCCGCCCGCGGTACGGGTCGAGCCGGCCGATGTCGGCAAGGTCGCCGGCATCGGGCTCGGGATCTCCCTGATCTCCACCGTCATCCCGGGCATCGGGATCCTGCGCCTGCACCCCCGCTCCATCCTCACCGACAGCGAATAG
- a CDS encoding FtsX-like permease family protein codes for MNFVKRAGLSLWARKGRTLITLATFLVISVMVLAGVLINGATTRAEQDAKRSVGAEVNLDMDLSQMGKTAQLQAPSIEASTVDKIGSLPQVQKYTYSVWDRALLTGKNKLVDGGPKDPMGPGGTVATGVLDSSLLPDFRSGKSVLLSGTHITAADKEEKQLLIEERLAEQNGLEVGDKITLTGNDEKTTAEFTVGGIYRDPRPTAEADAEYGVSPANMLYATVGGLGALGTEGNGPRKVGKATFLLQDADVQGAFKSEAKRIAGPALAGFKLDANDKAVQQMTGPLKSIRSTATAAMWLMGLAGAAVLALLVNLAVKQRRTEYGVLLAMGEQKTKLIAQQALEIVIVAVIAIGVSSLFAPKLTQSAGQALLGKEASAAERKLDSWKPPALGSTGLDQGIDPNDRPVENADPIDEITVVLDPADLATVGGVGLGIGLLATAVPAASVLRLSPRTILSKGK; via the coding sequence TTGAACTTCGTCAAACGCGCAGGGCTCAGCCTGTGGGCCCGCAAGGGCCGCACCCTGATCACCCTCGCCACCTTCCTCGTCATCTCCGTGATGGTGCTGGCCGGCGTCCTGATCAACGGTGCGACCACCCGGGCCGAACAGGACGCCAAACGCTCCGTGGGCGCCGAGGTCAACCTCGACATGGACCTGAGCCAGATGGGCAAAACGGCGCAGCTCCAGGCACCGAGCATCGAGGCCTCGACCGTCGACAAGATCGGGTCCCTGCCCCAAGTGCAGAAGTACACCTACTCGGTGTGGGACCGCGCCCTCCTCACGGGCAAGAACAAGCTGGTCGACGGCGGCCCGAAGGACCCCATGGGCCCCGGCGGAACCGTCGCCACGGGAGTCCTCGACTCCTCGCTGCTGCCGGACTTCCGCAGCGGCAAGTCCGTCCTCCTTTCCGGTACGCACATCACGGCCGCCGACAAGGAGGAGAAGCAGCTCTTGATCGAGGAGCGGCTGGCCGAGCAGAACGGCCTCGAGGTCGGCGACAAGATCACCCTGACCGGCAACGACGAGAAGACGACAGCCGAGTTCACCGTGGGCGGCATCTACCGCGACCCCCGCCCCACCGCCGAGGCCGACGCCGAGTACGGCGTCAGCCCGGCCAACATGCTCTACGCAACGGTGGGCGGCCTCGGCGCGCTCGGCACCGAGGGCAACGGGCCGCGGAAGGTCGGCAAGGCAACGTTTCTCCTGCAGGACGCGGACGTCCAGGGCGCGTTCAAGAGCGAGGCGAAACGAATCGCGGGCCCGGCGCTGGCCGGCTTCAAGCTGGACGCCAACGACAAGGCCGTCCAGCAGATGACGGGCCCCCTCAAGAGCATCCGCTCCACAGCCACCGCGGCCATGTGGCTGATGGGCCTCGCGGGCGCCGCCGTACTGGCCCTGCTGGTCAACCTCGCCGTCAAGCAGCGCCGCACCGAGTACGGCGTCCTGCTGGCGATGGGGGAGCAGAAGACCAAGCTCATCGCCCAGCAGGCCTTGGAGATCGTGATCGTCGCCGTCATCGCCATCGGCGTGAGTTCCCTCTTCGCCCCGAAGCTGACCCAGAGCGCCGGCCAGGCACTGCTCGGCAAGGAAGCCTCCGCCGCCGAGCGGAAGCTCGACTCCTGGAAACCCCCGGCCCTCGGCAGCACCGGACTCGACCAGGGCATCGACCCGAACGACAGGCCCGTCGAGAACGCCGACCCCATCGACGAGATCACGGTGGTGCTCGACCCGGCAGACCTCGCAACGGTCGGTGGCGTCGGCCTCGGCATCGGCCTCCTCGCCACCGCAGTTCCGGCCGCGTCCGTACTGCGGCTGAGCCCCCGCACCATCCTCTCGAAGGGCAAGTGA
- a CDS encoding ABC transporter ATP-binding protein gives MTATTTATQAQPVLRLNGVSHTYSGQRRRTTVLRDVDYAFERGTFYTILGPSGSGKTTLLSLASGLDTPTQGAISFDGQDLAEVGLGRYRNKHAATIFQQYNLLTYMTALQNVTTAMEITGAKPATGSRKAKALQLLENIGLDKAMATRNVLQLSGGQQQRVAIARALACDVDILFADEPTGNLDEDTAQGIIDTFRDLAHEQNKCVVVVTHSQQLAAQSDRILNLRKGKLTEQVNAR, from the coding sequence ATGACCGCAACCACCACCGCCACTCAGGCCCAGCCCGTCCTACGCCTCAACGGGGTCAGCCACACCTACTCGGGCCAGCGCCGCAGGACCACGGTCCTCAGGGACGTCGACTACGCCTTCGAACGCGGCACCTTCTACACGATCCTGGGTCCCTCGGGCAGCGGCAAGACCACCCTGCTCTCCCTGGCCAGCGGCCTGGACACCCCCACCCAGGGTGCGATCAGCTTCGACGGGCAGGACCTCGCCGAGGTCGGCCTCGGCCGCTACCGCAACAAGCACGCCGCCACGATCTTCCAGCAGTACAACCTCCTCACCTACATGACCGCCCTCCAGAACGTCACCACCGCGATGGAGATCACCGGCGCGAAACCCGCGACCGGAAGCCGCAAGGCCAAAGCCCTGCAACTCCTCGAAAACATCGGCCTCGACAAGGCGATGGCCACCCGCAACGTCCTGCAGCTCTCCGGCGGCCAGCAACAGCGCGTCGCCATCGCCCGCGCCCTCGCCTGCGACGTCGACATCCTCTTCGCCGACGAACCCACCGGGAACCTCGACGAAGACACCGCCCAGGGCATCATCGACACCTTCCGCGACCTCGCCCACGAGCAGAACAAGTGCGTGGTCGTCGTCACCCACTCCCAGCAACTGGCCGCGCAGTCCGACCGCATCCTCAACCTGCGCAAAGGCAAGCTCACGGAGCAGGTGAACGCCCGATGA
- a CDS encoding alpha/beta fold hydrolase, translating into MESVVVDGVRIAYERTGRGRPVVLAGGTGMPPVAWELCGVREVLVRAGFEVITYAARGVAPSDAPSAVCSMADLTGDLAGLMDALGLTGAAVVGYSLGSFTVELLARTRPDLVASAVLMAGAGPVTGVLDAMLDAEAELIAATGRLPAAFTRLQTLLSSLPPAVLREDEEQTRAWLELLGAQEDLWTSSDGEVGQATAAEAWLRDPHRMAALADITVPVLVLGFEHDLYFPPHASKAAAHALPRGEFTVIAGAAHGGLLTHPKETGAALRAFLTRP; encoded by the coding sequence GTGGAGTCGGTGGTCGTGGACGGGGTGCGGATCGCGTACGAGCGAACAGGGCGGGGCCGGCCGGTGGTGCTGGCGGGCGGTACGGGGATGCCGCCGGTGGCATGGGAGTTGTGCGGGGTCCGCGAAGTCCTGGTGCGGGCGGGCTTCGAGGTGATCACCTATGCCGCGCGCGGTGTCGCCCCTTCCGACGCCCCTTCGGCGGTGTGCTCGATGGCGGACCTAACCGGGGACTTGGCGGGGCTGATGGACGCCCTCGGCCTGACCGGCGCCGCGGTGGTGGGGTACTCGCTGGGGAGCTTCACCGTCGAGCTGCTGGCCCGTACCCGGCCCGACCTCGTGGCCTCCGCGGTGCTGATGGCGGGCGCAGGACCGGTCACCGGGGTCCTCGACGCGATGCTGGACGCGGAGGCCGAGCTGATCGCCGCGACCGGTCGGCTGCCCGCCGCGTTCACCCGCCTGCAGACCCTGCTCTCCAGCCTGCCGCCGGCGGTCCTGCGCGAGGACGAGGAGCAGACCCGCGCCTGGCTGGAGCTCCTCGGAGCCCAGGAAGACCTCTGGACTTCGTCCGACGGGGAGGTGGGCCAGGCCACCGCAGCCGAAGCGTGGCTGCGCGACCCGCACCGCATGGCCGCGCTCGCCGACATCACCGTCCCCGTGCTGGTCCTGGGCTTCGAGCACGACCTCTACTTCCCGCCGCACGCGTCCAAGGCCGCCGCCCACGCCCTGCCGCGCGGCGAGTTCACGGTCATCGCCGGCGCCGCGCACGGAGGGCTCCTCACCCACCCGAAGGAGACCGGCGCCGCCCTCCGTGCGTTCCTGACCCGCCCGTGA